Part of the Oryzias melastigma strain HK-1 linkage group LG24, ASM292280v2, whole genome shotgun sequence genome, agaaggtcagagagagctccactgtgtctttgtagatctggagaaagcttatgacagagtgcccagagaggaactatggtattgtatgaggaagtctggagtgacagagaagtatgtccgagcagtgcaggacatgtatgagggctgtaagacagtggtgaggtgtgctgtaggggtgacagaggagttcaagtggaggtgggattacatcagggatcagctctgagccccttcctgtttgcaatagTGATGGACAGCCAGTCTGCCCTTGTCCTTTTCAACTTCCTCACCACCAGAGTCCCCTTCACATCACCCTCCTCTGCTGTCTGTCTCCCCATTCAACAGACTGCAATCTCTGATGTCTTTCAGCAACTTTCAGATAACATCTGCACAAGATGATACAATTCTCCACTCCTACACATTTCCCTATGCTACCCTCCACtctgaaaaaatgtcttcaccactgacattttcattcttttaacaAAAGCCTGTACCATCTGTTGTTCTGCTTTACTAACTTGAACACCAAACTTCTCCATCACTTCATCATCTCTTCTGCTTTCTTCAACCACACAGAAAGTCTGCTCATCTACTCTCTCCCCTTTTAGAATATCCTAGATTTCCATGTCCCCCCAGAATAAAATGCacactttaaataataatctgccattttaaataaaaagatcagaGGAAATGTACAACTCTCATTCCAAACTTTCTGTTCTGACTCCAGAATCTTCACCAAACTCGACCTACCCAACGCATATCATTAATATCTTGTGATGCTCATTGGTCTCACCAATCCCCCTGatatatttcaaataatgatGTCAATGATGTTTTGGTAGATATGATTTACAGATTTGTCTTTATCTACCTAGGTGACACCTTGTTTTTCTCCAAATCTGAGACTGAGCATGCAGAGCAAGTTTGGGAGGTCCAAGCCATCCCACTTCAGAACTGTGAAAGCTGAAGTGTGAATTTCACAGACGTTCCACCACATTTCTGAGTCTTTTCATCTCAGCAGGCGAGATTTATATGGATCCAGCTAAATTCACTGCTGTCTCCAGTTATCCTTCACACGAGAATCAGAACCAGCTTCCAGCTTTCTATGCTTTGaccatttttaatgttgtttcatAAGAAAGATATAGCAAGGTCACTTCTCACTTCATGCCCTGATATCCTCTGTCTCCTTCTGCTGAAAAGGTTTTTGTCAGAATCAAGAATCTCTTCACCACTGCTCTTGTTCTAGTTATGCCTGACCCTACTAAACATTTATTGGTAGAGGTTGATGCCTCTAAGTCTGGAGTGGGCACTGTGTTTTCACAACCCAAATCTGAGGATAACTGTATTCATCCTTGTGGGTTTTNNNNNNNNNNNNNNNNNNNNNNNNNNNNNNNNNNNNNCATCTACAACCCTGGTGATTGTGAGCTCCTGGCCTTCAAACTAGCTCTGGGGGAGTGGAGACACTGTTTTCAAAGTTGTCAGTCGCATGACAGTCCGCCTTTGGTTACCTAGACTTCCCCCTGCTCATCCTTTATTTCATGTGTGTCGAACTTCTGAAGTTATTGTAGGAAGAACAACTTCATATGTAGTGGGTCAATGTGGGAGGTCCACCAATTGTCTCATTGTCTCAATTGTCTACACAATGATTGAGTATGTTTAGGGGATTGTTCTGTTGAAAATTGTAAGTGGAGAGGGAGGTGGTGTGTGGTTCTACCTGAAGTCCACTGTCATCACCATAGTTTTAACCCTTgggctctcttatggggtccagatgaccccactcttatattgatgtgtaaTCCCTTCCACGACAAAGGTAGACAGGAGTTTATGTCTGCCATACGGacatcagtgaaaaaaaaaatacttgaaaaaaaattcagcgcactgtcttgtggggtccagatgaccccagttttaatgtaaacatgcctaggatagcacaagggttatgtGGGTTCAACTCCAGACAGTGTGGCTGCACCAAAGGACTAACTGCTCTCCTTCTCCTCTGCCATCCTGTAAAAGTCCAATGGTGCTCCTTGTGGCTTCAtgggaaaacctttttttagtttaagaaatGTAAGTATTACTATTTTACTATGTTTGTGTGGAAACAATTCTGAAATCAAATTAATGACCGAAGCTAAAaccaaatgtgtgtgtgtgtgtgtgtatatatatatatatatatatatatatatacacacacacacacacacacatacactctttATGAACAAGTTATTTACACCAAAGAGGAATTGGCTAAATTGAAATCAGGTTTTATCAAATACCCAATCAATCCAAAGTCAAGagctcattttaaaattataaatcatGTATACCCTTGCAAAGAACTTCTAAGATTTACGTTTGGTTTCAAAGAGAGTTTTTGTGAGGAAAACGTAGAAGCAATAGATCATTTATGTTTTGAGTGTATACATGTTAATAGCTTTTGGGaagatattttatttctggtgCTGTTGtaagttttcagtttcagtcaatttgggaaaaaaagcataatctcTTTGGTGTACTTTCAagcaacatattttatttagtttttattattttgagaaTTTTAGGAAGGTTCCATATTCTTCAAAATGGATATTCAAAAACCAGACCACTCTTTATTACACTCCAGAAAgagatttgtttatgttttgattcattaaaattaatgaataaaaagttaGAAACATTTTCACCTTTGTTGTTGTTAGTGGATAACCCTTATCTATTAAATGATATACGAAAACCCTTACTTAGAATATATCTTGTGTGTGTACtgtatgtttatgttttcatttcttgtaaaatgtttgcaattgttaaataaagtttctggggaaaaaagagaaaattcctTTTCCGGTTTCCTGCTTTACGTATGACGTAATCGCGTTCAATGGGTGTCTCGCGCGCGGGAGTTTTGTTTGTGGATCAGAGGAGGGCAGACAGGACAAAGCAACAGGTATTTCAGCCGAAATCCCGGTCTCTACTGGAGAATGACACGGCCTTTAGGGGTTCGAACCGTGTCCTCCGGTTCTTCGCTTTGAAACACGGAGCTGTCCGCTGCTGTTTACGaaacataaaagttttttaCGAAATGAAGCTAAGTTATGCAAATTAGCTCAAAGGCTAAGCTAACAAGCGACATTATGGTACTAAAAGTCTCttcaaaaatggaaataagCATTTGAAAAACATGCAGAGTAGCCGTGGTTGAtgtaaaactttgatttattaaagTCAGTTTGTAGTCGTTCAATAGGTACTGGTTTCCCCCAAATGTTATGTAAACTTGTagcaataaagttttatatttgaataattGGGTGTAACCATtgacattaattatttttgattatacagtcaatagatGAAACCACAGTTGTCTGTTatattatttatgattaaaaagtgAATATTAAAGCTTTTATAATCTGCTTAGTCGCTGCAGTTAACGTGTCAATAACTAcaactttataaatataaactaCAAATCCCTGCTGCATCACTGACAAAACAGCCTGTTTATTCTCTGTCAATTATGTATAAAACACAAGTTGacagatttttaattatttgactAATTAAAAAACGTTAGTATTTATTACATTCTTTGATAACCTAAAAAGAGGATTGATGGaaatgcatgctgggatatcagCCGTCATGTCTTAAAGGTTTAAGTAATCAGAAAGGAAAATTTGTTTGAAATCAGAGTGAATTTGAAAACTTAAAGCATTTCTGTATAGTTTTATATTGTCGTATTGTTTGCTGCTTAGACACTCCCGGTTTAGTCTGTGCTGCGTGACCCTTCCTGAGGTGAATTTAACCCTCAGCTTTTCATTCAGGAGTCATGGCGATGAGGAGCGAAGCTCGGGTTGAGGCTGCGGCGgcggtggaggaggaggagaacttTGGGCCACAGCCCCTCAGCAGACTGGAGGTTTGAATCCCGTTGGTCTTGTTGGGTTTTTCGCAGAGGCTGTGCTGTCTTCAGCGTTTAGGTTTCTCTGTGCAGCAGTGTGGAATCAGCTCCAGCGACATCAAGAAGCTGGAGGACGCGGGCTTCCACACCATCGAGGCCGTGGCATACGCTCCCAAGAAGGAGCTGCTCAACATCAAAGGCATCAGCGAGGCCAAAGCGGACAAGATCCTGGTGAGGAACAGCAGCTTCTGGCCACagtgttctgctgctgcttcctaAAGGTTCTGTCACCCTCTCAGACTGAAGCTGCCAAACTGGTGCCGATGGGCTTCACCACAGCCACAGAGTTCCACCAGAGAAGGTCGGAGATCATCCAGATCTCCACAGGATCCAAGGAGCTGGACAAACTCCTGCAGGGTGAGATTCCTGGAGCTCCTTTGTCGTCCCTGCTGGTTTAATGGAATGTTGACCTCTTTCCTCCTGAGTTCAGGTGGGATTGAGACAGGCTCCATCACAGAGATGTTCGGGGAGTTTCGCACGGGGAAGACGCAGCTGTGCCACACCCTCGCCGTCACGTGTCAGGTAAGATCAGCGAGAAATGGCCAAGCTCCTGACCTTCTGATCACGGtaaggcaggggtctcaagctcaatcgcacaacgggccaaaatccaaaacacaccttgggtcacgagccgaacaggataaacatttattgaacaccctaaaattaaaaatgtcaaactttaaaaccagaactttttaacataaccatgaactagatatatagcattacctgtgataatgttagtgtgaatgctgtaagctgaatttggctgctgaagatgctagtgctgatatctgaaaacgctgaagttgatggttaaaaatgctgaagctgatggccagctaaaatattaactgaaggcaaaattagcctaaaaaataggttagcctaaacagctggCATGCAACTGAATAAAATAGAtaagcttcaaaatatccttaaaaaagcctaaaacagctagcatgcagccaaaacataataataaactccaaacatcctaaaaaactaaaaaaaaactttaattagccaaaacagctagcatgtagctgaaatattagctagcaactccaaaacagcctgactGTGGCACGTGTTGAGGTTTCCGCCCTCTGTCTGCAGCTGCCCATCGATCAAGGGGGAGGAGAAGGGAAAGCCATGTACATCGACACCGAGGGGACCTTCAGACCAGAGAGGCTCCTCGCCGTGGCCGAGAGGCGAGTTTCCCCCGCGGGCGTCAAACCCCTCACTTTACTTTGAGAGAAAGTTAAACTTCTGGACTCTTCAGGTACGGTCTGGTGGGCAGTGACGTTCTGGACAACGTGGCGTACGCCCGCGCCTTCAACACAGACCATCAGACCCAGCTGCTGTACCAAGCTTCAGCCATGATGGCAGAGTCCAGGTCAGTCCAGGACCGCCACACCGTCCTCCTGACACATTCTGAGTCggatcgtcttttgatctgttttaaagcattctcagtggttttagttttgattgtgtcatttttcgccaaaacaaaacacatatcGTATTCTAGGGctatttctacagagcagcaggagttcaatagaaattcttCTCCATGCTCCACCTCATTGTGATCCAGAGTTTGTGGCCCACCCCATGGAGAGAGAATAGACTAACTCTGATTTATgggtgtgtaattcttgatttgtaactcattttgtaaaaaaaaaatacaaaaataaaaaaaatacagaatactATTTACACatgcagaaatgaaaatgacaacagcATGAACCTAATTACActcataaatctttaaaaattactcatgatttgttttgttacgcacacacaacctcagttacacacaaatctgtggTGAGGCTTTTTCCACGTCTCAGATTCATCTGTAAGTGATTAAATGATAAATTCTCAGGTGCTGCACTCGTCATATTTTGTAAATTGAGGGAGGAACCTGAAATTCATTaagtttgtcagaaaaaaatatttaaaaaaaatctaatattgtACCGAAAGACAAATGGgattgatgtgaaaaaaatgctgagtcAGAGCCAATGTATTGaagtaaacatgaaaacatctgGGTTAGATAAGGAAGAATATCACCGGGTCATGGAATAAAATGTCCTAAGAAATACAGACCAGACTAATTATGTACAAAATCATTTACTGAGATTATCTGACCTCATGTCAGATGAAAACGGAGTGACACCGATTTGTGTTGGAGATGCAACAGGAGCAACTCCTGCACATGTTATCCATGTCATTGGAACCAAAACTTATGAAAGAACGTCATagagtaaaatatgaaatacGACACTTGTACTGAACCTCACACTTTGTGTGTTAGGAATAGATGTGAGGAGACAAACATTAACAACCCAACAAACGCTGTGCTCCACCTGTGCAGAATTATACTGAGACTCTGGGAAAATAATGGTTGggagaaatgacaaaaagagCTAATTTTGATCAATCTATATCTGAAATGAAcgataaaacatttcagaagaTGTTTTATGGAGGGAATGATGCAGAATGAAGAGTCAGGATGAATGTTTGTCGACATAATGAGCGGACATGTTAAACTTGAAGGAGAGCCGTTATTGACATTTAAAACCTCCTACTCTAGTGAGTCTCGTCTCCTACGTGCTTTGTTGTGAAGAGAGCAACCATTTGTAGCTGAAAAGACTCAACTCTGAAGGGAATTTTTTCATCTGTCCTTTTTTGTGTTATGTCAAATTGTGTCGGTGTTGTTTTTGaatcaaaaaatggaaaactaataaaaagtGAGTTTCAAAAAACTCATGGGATTTAGATGACTCAGCACTAATTGTTGACAAAAGACTGGATCAGAACGTGGCGTGTTTGTGTCTCAGGTACGCCCTGCTGATCGTGGATAGCGCCACCGCTCTTTACAGAACCGACTACTCGGGCCGAGGAGAGCTGTCGGCCCGGCAGGGGCACCTGGGCCGGTTCCTGCGCATGCTGCTGCGGCTGGCAGACGAGGTACGAGCCGCCTCTGATCCACCCCTCGAGATTACAAATATGATCTAAGAAATGAAAACGGTTTTGACACAAGGAAGTCCAATTCCTGTCGCTCT contains:
- the rad51 gene encoding DNA repair protein RAD51 homolog 1; translation: MAMRSEARVEAAAAVEEEENFGPQPLSRLEQCGISSSDIKKLEDAGFHTIEAVAYAPKKELLNIKGISEAKADKILTEAAKLVPMGFTTATEFHQRRSEIIQISTGSKELDKLLQGGIETGSITEMFGEFRTGKTQLCHTLAVTCQLPIDQGGGEGKAMYIDTEGTFRPERLLAVAERYGLVGSDVLDNVAYARAFNTDHQTQLLYQASAMMAESRYALLIVDSATALYRTDYSGRGELSARQGHLGRFLRMLLRLADEFGVAVVISNQVVAQVDGAAMFSADPKKPIGGNILAHASTTRLYLRKGRGETRICKIYDSPCLPEAEAMFAINADGVGDAKD